From the genome of Roseofilum capinflatum BLCC-M114, one region includes:
- a CDS encoding sugar ABC transporter substrate-binding protein translates to MKRRQFTNLSLFLLGLTLTNCGQRPDSQTTVTSSGGDSVRIWWSQGFYPEETEAIRRLVQQWEEDSGLPVELTLYSEGDILQEAERAIAAGNPPDILYSHDADLTFIPKLAWNNQLADVSDVIEAAQSFYTPTILNAVKYLNETTGQRSYYSAPITQTTNHIHYWQPLLSSIGIGEEEIPEDWDEFWQFWESAQESIRNQGQSNFYSMGLPMSASASDTFFVFEQFLAAFDVEIVSQAGDLQVDNASVRERITQALEAYTQFYQQQYVPPEAIDWGNADNNVTFLSRSTLMTINPTLSIPGSQRQDKITYEEQLFTTLWPNKPNGDPMDSVVSIKQIVIFESSRYKNEAKQFLSYLIEPDNLKLYIQGSQGRFFPVMPQLLEDPFWQDSTDPHISTASQQFYRTRPFAQALNPAYSEVQNQNVWGKVITEMVTEDLSAQDATDRAIAAIKTIFQDWQ, encoded by the coding sequence ATGAAACGGCGGCAGTTTACAAATTTATCTCTATTTTTACTGGGTCTGACGTTGACAAACTGTGGTCAAAGGCCAGATTCTCAGACGACAGTGACCAGTAGTGGGGGTGATAGTGTTCGGATTTGGTGGAGTCAGGGCTTTTATCCAGAGGAAACGGAGGCTATCCGTCGGTTAGTACAACAATGGGAGGAAGATAGTGGGTTACCGGTGGAACTGACCCTTTATAGTGAAGGAGATATTCTGCAAGAGGCTGAACGGGCGATCGCGGCTGGTAATCCTCCCGATATTCTGTATAGTCATGATGCCGATTTAACCTTTATTCCTAAACTGGCTTGGAATAATCAATTGGCTGATGTGTCCGATGTGATCGAAGCCGCCCAATCCTTCTATACTCCGACCATTCTGAATGCGGTTAAATACTTAAACGAAACAACGGGACAACGGAGCTATTATTCTGCACCCATCACTCAAACCACGAATCATATCCATTATTGGCAACCGTTGCTCTCTTCCATTGGTATAGGAGAAGAAGAGATTCCTGAAGATTGGGATGAATTTTGGCAGTTTTGGGAATCGGCCCAAGAGTCCATACGAAATCAAGGGCAAAGTAATTTTTATAGTATGGGGTTACCCATGTCTGCTTCAGCCTCGGATACCTTCTTTGTGTTCGAGCAATTTTTGGCGGCTTTTGATGTCGAAATTGTCAGTCAAGCGGGGGACTTGCAAGTAGACAACGCTTCAGTTCGTGAGAGAATTACACAAGCACTAGAGGCTTATACCCAGTTTTATCAACAACAATATGTTCCTCCAGAAGCGATCGACTGGGGAAATGCGGATAATAATGTAACTTTTCTGAGTCGTTCTACGTTGATGACCATTAATCCTACCCTCTCTATCCCTGGCTCGCAACGACAAGATAAAATCACGTATGAGGAGCAACTGTTCACAACTCTTTGGCCCAATAAACCGAATGGCGATCCAATGGATTCAGTAGTTTCGATTAAACAAATAGTAATTTTTGAATCTTCAAGATATAAGAATGAAGCGAAGCAGTTCTTATCCTATTTGATTGAACCGGATAATCTAAAACTCTATATTCAAGGGTCTCAAGGGCGCTTTTTCCCAGTGATGCCTCAACTGTTGGAAGATCCGTTTTGGCAAGATTCTACCGATCCACACATTTCAACTGCTTCTCAACAATTTTATCGGACTCGTCCCTTTGCACAAGCTTTGAATCCGGCTTATAGTGAGGTGCAAAACCAGAATGTTTGGGGGAAAGTGATTACTGAGATGGTGACTGAGGATTTGTCAGCTCAAGATGCAACCGATCGGGCGATCGCAGCGATTAAAACCATTTTTCAGGATTGGCAGTAA
- a CDS encoding AEC family transporter — MSPLVENLIKLYIPLIGWTLLGWSISKFLIGTLLPKNISAYLGKTLFMFGVPISIVAFLRKTDLSGGIWIAPLTAWIAIAVGAAFAWTWIDLGVSDERLRSIARGLNPALEGPQNVPASESKWSQPTQGSFMLAMMCGNTGYLGFPCVLGLVGEDYFGWALFYDLLGSAIAVYVVGVALASHFGSSDKQEESVLQRTFKATRNNPAFWSLLFGLGFRYVPLPDTVETTLYNAAWTVVRISLVLIGIKLSELKTLGKLKKASTCLLIKMLLVPLVVGTGLMFFGIDGPPRLVMVLQMSMPPSFATLVIAQAYHLDQDLAVTSLALGSIVLLCTLPIWVWLFGA; from the coding sequence ATGAGTCCCTTAGTTGAAAACTTAATCAAGCTCTATATTCCTTTAATTGGCTGGACGCTACTGGGATGGAGTATCAGCAAATTTCTGATTGGTACACTTTTACCCAAGAATATTAGTGCTTATTTAGGGAAAACCTTATTTATGTTTGGCGTGCCCATTAGTATTGTGGCGTTTCTGCGGAAAACGGATCTTTCGGGGGGCATTTGGATTGCACCGTTAACGGCTTGGATCGCGATCGCGGTGGGGGCAGCCTTTGCCTGGACTTGGATCGATCTGGGGGTGAGTGATGAACGGTTGCGATCCATTGCACGGGGCTTAAATCCAGCCCTAGAAGGGCCTCAAAATGTACCGGCAAGCGAGAGTAAATGGAGTCAACCCACCCAAGGCAGCTTTATGCTGGCGATGATGTGTGGCAATACGGGTTACCTGGGATTTCCTTGTGTTTTGGGGTTGGTGGGAGAAGACTATTTTGGCTGGGCTTTATTTTACGATCTGCTCGGATCGGCGATCGCTGTTTATGTGGTTGGCGTTGCCCTTGCATCCCATTTTGGCAGTAGCGATAAGCAGGAAGAATCGGTTCTGCAAAGAACCTTCAAAGCCACCCGCAATAATCCGGCATTTTGGAGCCTTTTATTCGGTTTAGGATTTCGCTATGTTCCCCTTCCGGATACTGTCGAAACCACCTTATATAATGCCGCTTGGACAGTTGTGCGGATTTCTTTGGTGTTAATTGGCATTAAGCTCAGTGAACTCAAAACCCTAGGCAAGCTCAAAAAAGCTTCGACTTGTTTATTAATTAAAATGCTCTTGGTTCCCCTGGTAGTAGGAACAGGATTAATGTTTTTTGGTATCGATGGCCCTCCCCGATTAGTGATGGTGCTACAAATGTCAATGCCTCCTTCCTTTGCGACTTTGGTGATTGCCCAAGCCTACCATCTAGACCAGGATCTAGCCGTAACCAGTTTAGCCCTTGGCTCGATTGTCTTGTTATGTACTTTGCCCATTTGGGTATGGTTATTTGGCGCTTAG
- a CDS encoding Gfo/Idh/MocA family protein codes for MTQVSIFRLGIIGLGKVTEYYWPALDRVEGLTVVGVSDRDRQKVDTWNHHYPNTPAFTHLHDLYEQVNPDAVIIATSSPSHYTVAQEALSWGKPILLEKPATSSRTEWETLIKQASQAQVPLAIAFHAAFGAEVLWFLEHQPELETTYGPITGFFAHFYDPYWVEGTLKPHAHSLISSWMDSGVNALSVISKLVRALEPTESYFTPNLTPFNEVIHSQVGFKFSTAENNCAGRGWIETHWGLGIKSKTTHLQFAQTGHQLLLDHDRQRLILTDPQGASSILADCATEHPRMVTHYQGVFEDFYHHLQQGTDNLEFAQTVHHLLYSAYEAPHNIQLKQQI; via the coding sequence ATGACTCAAGTTTCTATCTTTCGGTTAGGGATTATCGGATTAGGTAAGGTCACCGAGTATTATTGGCCGGCCTTAGATCGGGTAGAAGGTTTGACGGTGGTTGGAGTTAGCGATCGCGATCGCCAGAAAGTCGATACCTGGAATCATCATTATCCCAATACTCCTGCCTTTACTCATCTTCACGACCTGTACGAGCAAGTCAATCCTGATGCTGTCATCATTGCCACCAGTTCCCCCAGTCACTATACCGTAGCCCAAGAAGCCCTCTCCTGGGGGAAACCCATTCTCTTAGAAAAACCCGCCACCTCGTCCCGAACTGAGTGGGAAACCTTAATTAAGCAAGCCTCCCAAGCTCAGGTTCCCCTGGCGATCGCGTTTCATGCTGCTTTTGGCGCTGAGGTCTTATGGTTTCTAGAACATCAACCCGAATTAGAGACAACTTACGGCCCCATAACGGGATTTTTTGCCCATTTTTATGATCCCTATTGGGTCGAGGGAACCTTAAAACCTCATGCCCATAGTCTGATTTCGAGTTGGATGGATTCCGGAGTCAATGCCTTAAGCGTAATCAGCAAACTGGTTCGCGCTTTAGAACCAACCGAATCCTATTTTACTCCAAATTTAACTCCCTTTAATGAAGTGATTCATAGTCAGGTCGGATTTAAATTTTCTACAGCAGAAAATAATTGTGCGGGTCGAGGATGGATCGAAACCCATTGGGGGTTAGGAATAAAAAGTAAAACCACTCACTTACAATTTGCCCAAACCGGTCATCAACTGCTTTTAGACCACGATCGCCAAAGACTGATCTTAACCGATCCTCAAGGAGCGTCCAGTATTCTGGCTGATTGTGCCACCGAACACCCCCGCATGGTCACCCATTATCAAGGAGTTTTTGAGGACTTTTATCACCATTTACAACAAGGAACCGATAATTTAGAGTTTGCCCAAACTGTACATCATTTATTATATTCAGCTTACGAAGCTCCCCACAATATTCAATTGAAACAGCAAATCTAA
- a CDS encoding GNAT family N-acetyltransferase, translated as MVNISIYTAVRQLYRNYLIRDWQPSDRQDVATLISSVLAEYGLAWEPQGTDRDALEVESAYLQTGGEFWVIESNQQLVGTAAYHPISKGHKAVEIRKMYLLPSVRGQGLGSFLLQTLESRIQAQGYEQIWVETASILQEAIWLYERRGYEQATGVQTPRCDRLYIKTLLN; from the coding sequence TTGGTGAACATATCAATCTATACAGCCGTGAGACAGCTTTACCGTAATTATTTAATTCGAGATTGGCAACCGAGCGATCGCCAAGATGTTGCCACTCTCATCAGCTCTGTTTTAGCCGAATATGGTCTCGCTTGGGAACCCCAAGGAACAGATCGCGATGCTCTAGAAGTCGAAAGCGCCTATCTACAAACCGGGGGAGAATTTTGGGTGATTGAATCAAATCAACAACTCGTCGGTACAGCAGCCTATCATCCCATCTCCAAAGGGCACAAAGCCGTAGAAATTCGCAAAATGTATCTTTTGCCCTCCGTGCGCGGACAAGGACTCGGCTCTTTTCTCCTGCAAACCTTAGAATCCAGGATTCAAGCTCAAGGTTATGAACAAATTTGGGTCGAAACCGCCTCCATTCTCCAAGAAGCCATTTGGCTCTACGAACGCCGGGGATATGAACAAGCCACCGGAGTCCAAACCCCTCGCTGCGATCGGCTCTACATCAAAACCCTCTTGAACTAA